One Streptomyces sp. R28 DNA window includes the following coding sequences:
- a CDS encoding SAM-dependent methyltransferase, which yields MEPGKPLSKSIDATIPTAARMYDYYLGGKDNYASDRAACEQLDEVVPSTRALALNNRRFLQRVIGTLAQDYGIRQFLDHGSGLPTQNNVHQVAQAIDPNSRVVYVDNDPMVLVHGRALLEQNENTAVIHADMRDTDGIFSHADTKRLIDFSQPVAVLFNSVFHCTPDSDTDGPLAVARRVTERLVPGSYLVMCQLVSEDPEVREFVTNFMDQATQGHWGRVRQEKDVAVLFEGLDILDPGLVEVSTWRPDTEVAPRQLTQEWIEFGGVGRLP from the coding sequence ATGGAGCCTGGAAAGCCGCTGTCCAAGTCGATCGATGCCACGATTCCGACAGCCGCGCGCATGTACGACTACTACCTCGGCGGCAAGGACAACTACGCGTCCGACCGAGCCGCCTGCGAACAGCTGGACGAGGTCGTCCCCAGTACCCGCGCCCTCGCCCTGAACAACCGGCGCTTCCTGCAGCGGGTGATCGGGACGCTGGCCCAGGACTACGGCATCCGGCAGTTCCTCGATCACGGCTCCGGCCTGCCCACCCAGAACAACGTCCACCAGGTCGCGCAGGCCATCGACCCGAACTCGCGTGTGGTGTACGTCGACAACGACCCGATGGTCCTGGTCCACGGCCGCGCCCTGCTGGAGCAGAACGAGAACACCGCCGTCATCCACGCCGACATGCGCGACACCGACGGCATCTTCTCCCACGCGGACACCAAGCGCCTGATCGACTTCTCGCAGCCGGTGGCCGTGCTGTTCAACTCGGTGTTCCACTGCACCCCCGACAGCGACACCGACGGCCCCCTCGCCGTGGCCCGCCGCGTGACCGAACGACTCGTGCCCGGCAGCTACCTGGTGATGTGCCAGCTGGTCAGCGAGGACCCCGAGGTCCGCGAGTTCGTCACCAACTTCATGGACCAGGCGACGCAGGGACACTGGGGCCGGGTGCGCCAGGAGAAGGACGTGGCGGTGCTGTTCGAGGGCCTGGACATCCTGGACCCGGGCCTGGTGGAGGTCTCCACCTGGCGCCCCGACACCGAGGTGGCACCGCGCCAGCTCACCCAGGAGTGGATCGAGTTCGGCGGCGTGGGCCGACTGCCGTAG
- a CDS encoding helix-turn-helix domain-containing protein: MSAESPRVSRLEPYLNRSEPAPTLLKMLVGVQLAGIREDFGLSQDQAARAVGFSPAKLSRIEAGKGRRPPTEADVRALLELYRAEEYEASVLLQLLRRAGEPGWWQRYDKRLMPEWFDRLVGLQEAATAIRTFELQYVPGLLQTEAYTRAVVERGLPSAPSREVERRVELRMRRRELLHRPGGPQLWAIVDESVLLRMLGSREVMREQLEYLEEMARRPHVTLQIVPLDVTNASAPAIPVTYLRFGGVDLPDIVYLEHIKSAAFLEDQDETEEYRIALDRLGDEALNPRESLERLRETKARYAPAP, translated from the coding sequence ATGTCCGCCGAGTCGCCTCGCGTCTCCCGCCTCGAACCGTATCTGAACCGGTCCGAGCCCGCGCCGACCCTGCTGAAGATGCTGGTCGGCGTCCAATTGGCGGGTATCCGCGAGGACTTCGGGCTCTCCCAGGACCAGGCGGCGCGGGCCGTCGGGTTCAGTCCGGCGAAGCTGTCGCGCATCGAGGCGGGCAAGGGCCGTCGGCCGCCCACCGAGGCCGATGTCCGTGCGCTGCTGGAGTTGTACCGGGCTGAGGAGTACGAGGCCTCGGTGCTGCTGCAGTTGCTGCGGCGGGCCGGTGAGCCCGGGTGGTGGCAGCGCTATGACAAGCGGCTGATGCCGGAGTGGTTCGACCGGCTGGTCGGGTTGCAGGAGGCCGCGACCGCCATCCGTACCTTCGAGCTCCAGTACGTGCCGGGCCTGTTGCAGACCGAGGCCTACACCCGGGCCGTGGTCGAGCGCGGGCTGCCGTCGGCGCCCAGCCGTGAGGTGGAGCGGCGCGTCGAGCTGCGGATGCGTCGACGGGAGCTGCTGCACCGGCCGGGCGGGCCTCAGCTGTGGGCGATCGTCGACGAGTCGGTGCTGCTGCGGATGCTGGGCAGCCGCGAGGTGATGCGCGAGCAGCTCGAGTATCTGGAGGAGATGGCCAGGCGCCCCCATGTGACGCTGCAGATCGTGCCGTTGGACGTGACCAACGCCTCCGCGCCCGCCATTCCCGTCACCTATCTGCGCTTCGGCGGCGTCGATCTGCCCGACATCGTCTATCTGGAGCACATCAAGAGCGCCGCCTTCCTGGAGGACCAGGACGAGACGGAGGAGTACCGGATCGCCCTGGACCGGCTGGGCGACGAGGCCCTCAACCCGCGCGAGTCGCTGGAGCGGCTGCGCGAGACGAAGGCCCGGTACGCCCCTGCCCCGTAG
- a CDS encoding DUF397 domain-containing protein → MPTAPNGVRASSLCVRWTKSRHSNAEGNCVEVAPLGDGSVAMRNSRDPDGPALVYTPAEIAAFLAGAKEGEFDHLV, encoded by the coding sequence GTGCCAACAGCACCGAACGGCGTGCGGGCAAGCTCGTTGTGCGTCCGCTGGACCAAGAGCCGGCACAGCAATGCCGAGGGCAACTGCGTCGAGGTGGCCCCCCTGGGCGACGGCAGCGTCGCGATGCGCAACTCCCGCGACCCCGACGGGCCGGCCCTCGTCTACACACCGGCCGAGATCGCCGCCTTCCTGGCGGGCGCGAAGGAAGGAGAGTTCGACCACCTGGTCTGA
- a CDS encoding ATP-binding protein has product MYPHTSDPLDEHGRGLRIIDALSEHWGWTRRQPIGKTVWAMLPTDSQP; this is encoded by the coding sequence GTGTACCCGCACACCAGCGACCCCCTCGACGAGCACGGCCGAGGGCTGCGCATCATCGACGCCCTGTCCGAACACTGGGGTTGGACCCGACGCCAGCCCATCGGCAAGACGGTCTGGGCGATGCTCCCCACCGACAGCCAGCCGTGA
- a CDS encoding NUDIX domain-containing protein, which produces MANGSGVPEKVAWVLVRNDRVLVTRSHDRDRFYFPGGHREPGESDSETLVREIDEELRAAIDPGSMVHFGTFEIGEGHPEHCPFRMICYTADHRGELIPSREIAEKAWFRYADRDRVSVVDEMVFHALHESGQLS; this is translated from the coding sequence ATGGCGAATGGCAGTGGTGTGCCGGAGAAGGTGGCGTGGGTCCTGGTTCGGAACGACCGGGTGTTGGTGACCCGTAGTCACGACAGAGATCGCTTCTACTTCCCGGGCGGTCATCGTGAGCCGGGCGAGTCCGACAGCGAGACCCTGGTCCGGGAGATCGACGAGGAACTGCGGGCAGCGATCGACCCTGGTTCCATGGTGCATTTCGGCACTTTCGAGATCGGCGAGGGCCATCCGGAGCACTGCCCCTTCCGGATGATCTGTTACACCGCCGATCACCGCGGCGAGCTGATCCCGTCGCGGGAGATCGCCGAGAAGGCGTGGTTCCGCTACGCCGATCGGGACCGGGTCTCGGTCGTCGACGAGATGGTCTTCCACGCGCTTCACGAGTCCGGGCAGCTTTCCTGA
- a CDS encoding DNA sulfur modification protein DndB — MSIAVDPLRLSKPQDSSTYLAIKTPQGGRTVYSVRVPLLDLPTILPVPDPNNVDKDNRKVDRLHAKHFGEYLDTKQDWVAPALLARDGGGCIFEKVDDQGAVGYLTVPWAIGGISSLRTIDGQHRVLGVAIEKQRITDAISAVDREMARKVSPEKFAKLETEREKLIGQMNRLKAEYVGLDIYVEPDPIKSQQMFVDVADNAKGISSAVRARFDSYKVANRTLSDVIDHPLLKGRVDAEQDRMTLKNPNFMGAKHVADITRAVMAGAGGRISKKAEQTLTDGEVIEQVKDFLDVISNAFTDLASLTEDDPEADRQPGELTMAQEVRRNSLLGSVGMLRVLGGVFRELRAGENPAELDDVTDFFKRLDPHMPAPVSETSIWRTTAATVDFEPNASAPIMRTQNIVHLVGVIAGWYKKAPAAL; from the coding sequence GTGAGCATTGCCGTCGACCCACTGCGCCTGTCCAAGCCGCAGGACTCCAGCACGTACCTCGCCATCAAGACCCCTCAGGGCGGCCGCACGGTCTACAGCGTGCGCGTTCCCCTCCTCGACCTCCCGACCATCCTCCCCGTTCCCGACCCGAACAACGTCGACAAGGACAACCGCAAGGTCGACCGCCTCCACGCCAAGCACTTCGGCGAGTACCTCGACACCAAGCAGGACTGGGTCGCCCCTGCGCTGTTGGCCCGGGACGGCGGCGGATGCATCTTCGAGAAGGTGGATGACCAGGGCGCCGTCGGCTACCTCACCGTTCCGTGGGCGATCGGCGGCATCTCCAGCCTGCGGACCATCGACGGCCAGCACCGCGTACTCGGCGTCGCCATCGAGAAGCAGCGCATCACCGACGCCATCTCCGCCGTGGACCGCGAAATGGCTCGAAAGGTCAGCCCCGAGAAATTCGCGAAGCTCGAGACCGAACGCGAGAAGCTCATCGGCCAGATGAACCGCCTCAAGGCCGAGTACGTCGGTCTGGATATCTATGTCGAACCGGACCCGATCAAGTCTCAGCAGATGTTCGTGGATGTTGCCGACAACGCCAAGGGCATCAGCAGCGCCGTCCGTGCGCGGTTCGACAGCTACAAGGTCGCTAATCGCACTCTGTCCGACGTCATCGACCACCCGCTGCTTAAGGGGCGGGTCGACGCTGAGCAGGATCGCATGACGCTCAAGAACCCCAACTTCATGGGTGCCAAGCACGTCGCCGACATCACCCGCGCAGTCATGGCCGGTGCCGGCGGCCGGATCAGCAAAAAGGCCGAGCAGACTCTCACCGACGGCGAGGTGATCGAGCAGGTAAAGGACTTCCTCGACGTTATCTCCAACGCCTTCACCGACCTCGCCTCCCTCACTGAGGACGACCCCGAGGCGGATCGTCAGCCTGGGGAGCTCACCATGGCCCAGGAGGTACGCCGAAACTCGCTCCTCGGCTCGGTGGGCATGCTTCGCGTTCTCGGGGGCGTGTTCCGCGAGCTCCGGGCGGGCGAGAATCCGGCTGAGCTCGACGACGTCACCGACTTTTTCAAGCGCCTCGACCCGCACATGCCCGCGCCAGTCTCCGAGACCAGCATTTGGCGTACGACCGCGGCCACCGTCGATTTCGAGCCCAACGCTTCGGCACCGATCATGCGCACACAGAACATCGTCCACCTGGTGGGCGTTATCGCTGGCTGGTACAAGAAGGCGCCCGCCGCCCTGTAG
- a CDS encoding response regulator, giving the protein MLVVDDNKVIRQLIRVNLELEGFEVVTAADGAECLDVVHQVRPDAITLDVVMPRLDGLRTAARLRADPRTRDLPLAIVSACTQYEVDSGLETGVDAFLAKPFDPAELVSLVRQLIGRERSGERNRERSRERRGDPEHGVEDAGADEVVFGSVFGAGEAAGRTGG; this is encoded by the coding sequence GTGCTTGTTGTGGACGACAACAAGGTCATCCGGCAGCTGATCAGGGTCAATCTCGAACTGGAGGGGTTCGAGGTGGTGACCGCGGCCGATGGTGCCGAGTGTCTCGATGTCGTTCATCAGGTGCGGCCCGATGCGATCACCCTGGATGTCGTCATGCCGCGGCTCGACGGGCTGCGGACCGCCGCACGGCTGCGTGCCGACCCCCGTACCCGTGATCTTCCCCTCGCCATCGTCAGCGCCTGTACCCAGTACGAGGTCGACAGCGGCCTCGAGACCGGCGTCGACGCCTTCCTCGCCAAGCCCTTCGACCCCGCCGAACTCGTCAGCCTCGTACGGCAGTTGATCGGGCGGGAGCGTAGCGGGGAGCGGAATCGGGAACGGAGTCGGGAACGGAGGGGCGACCCCGAGCATGGGGTCGAGGACGCGGGTGCCGACGAGGTCGTATTCGGGAGCGTCTTCGGGGCCGGCGAGGCCGCCGGGCGCACCGGCGGCTGA
- the nrtL gene encoding ArgS-related anticodon-binding protein NrtL — MTPVELSRTVLRAVRRAVDEGELRVSVPERVVVTAPGPGGCGDYATNIALQLARPAGQPPLRVAEILRLHLAGVDGVADVVVTGPGFLNISLGGTAPAALVEEILRRGTRYGYADGPSADFAPLYCPREVRAVVVMDTVARILRSQGALVRTRCEAALEPQWADLLGVRVDGHGTQGMQGAQDSPDPPHYVVRPVPAPVDPLPLGRDAARWALLHPAAHDRPRITDDHLVQRESNPLFRVRYAHARTRALGRNAADLGFDAEPGDVRHDVIALLADHPRVLARAAAHRTPDRLARHLVTVADAVLPLLPAVLPRGAEKPSATHRARLALAEAAGTVLAGGLSLLGIDAPEHL; from the coding sequence GTGACCCCCGTCGAGCTCTCCCGTACCGTGCTGCGCGCGGTGCGTCGTGCTGTCGACGAGGGGGAGCTGCGCGTCAGCGTGCCGGAGCGTGTCGTGGTCACCGCTCCCGGGCCCGGTGGCTGTGGTGACTACGCCACCAACATCGCCCTCCAGCTCGCCCGCCCGGCCGGACAGCCGCCCCTGCGCGTCGCGGAGATCCTGCGGCTGCACCTCGCCGGCGTGGACGGCGTCGCCGACGTCGTCGTCACCGGGCCCGGCTTCCTCAACATCAGCCTCGGCGGCACCGCGCCCGCCGCCCTCGTCGAGGAGATCCTGCGGCGTGGCACCCGGTACGGGTACGCCGACGGCCCCTCCGCGGATTTCGCGCCGCTGTACTGCCCCCGTGAGGTGCGGGCCGTGGTCGTGATGGACACCGTCGCCCGGATCCTGCGGTCCCAGGGCGCCCTCGTCCGCACCCGTTGCGAGGCCGCACTCGAGCCGCAGTGGGCCGACCTCCTGGGGGTACGTGTCGACGGGCACGGCACGCAGGGCATGCAGGGCGCGCAGGACTCGCCCGACCCGCCCCACTACGTCGTGCGTCCGGTGCCCGCCCCTGTCGATCCCCTCCCGCTCGGCCGCGACGCCGCCCGCTGGGCCCTGCTCCACCCCGCCGCCCACGACCGGCCCCGTATCACCGACGACCACCTCGTCCAGCGCGAGAGCAACCCCCTCTTCCGCGTCCGCTACGCCCACGCCCGCACCCGGGCCCTCGGCCGTAACGCCGCCGACCTGGGATTCGACGCCGAACCAGGGGACGTACGACACGACGTCATCGCCCTGCTCGCCGACCACCCCCGTGTCCTGGCCCGCGCGGCAGCGCACCGCACCCCCGACCGTCTCGCCCGGCACCTCGTCACCGTCGCCGATGCCGTGCTCCCTCTGCTGCCCGCCGTCCTTCCCCGCGGTGCGGAGAAACCCTCGGCCACCCACCGCGCCCGGCTCGCGCTCGCCGAAGCCGCCGGGACGGTGCTGGCCGGTGGCCTGTCCCTGCTCGGCATCGACGCACCCGAACACCTCTGA
- the lysA gene encoding diaminopimelate decarboxylase — MSRSAHPAGPRHADVLPEGHYSAPPTDLNALDPKVWAQTVARNAEGVVTVGGIDVKSLAEQHGTPAYFLDEADFRARARAWRSAFGADADVFYAGKAFLSRAVVRWLHDEGLNLDVCSGGELATALSAGMPADRIAFHGNNKSVDEITRAVNAGVGRIVLDSFQEIVRVAHIARELGKRQRVQIRITVGVEAHTHEFIATAHEDQKFGIPLAGGQPAEAVRRALQLDGLELIGIHSHIGSQIFDMSGFEVAAHRVVGLLKDIRDEHGVELPEIDLGGGLGIAYTSDDDPREPHEIAKALTEIVTRECEAAKLRTPRISVEPGRAIVGPTAFTLYEVGTVKPLDGLRTYVSVDGGMSDNIRTALYDAEYSVALVSRTSDAEPMLARVVGKHCESGDIVVKDAFLPADLAPGDLIAVPATGAYCRSMASNYNHVLRPPVVAVNDGEARVIVRRETEEDLLRLDVG, encoded by the coding sequence ATGAGCCGTTCCGCCCACCCCGCCGGGCCCCGCCACGCCGACGTCCTCCCCGAGGGGCACTACTCCGCTCCGCCCACCGACCTCAACGCCCTCGACCCGAAGGTGTGGGCCCAGACCGTCGCCCGCAACGCCGAAGGCGTCGTCACCGTCGGCGGCATCGACGTGAAGAGCCTCGCCGAACAGCACGGCACCCCCGCCTACTTCCTCGACGAGGCCGACTTCCGGGCCCGGGCACGGGCCTGGCGCAGCGCCTTCGGGGCCGACGCCGACGTCTTCTACGCCGGCAAGGCGTTCCTGTCCCGTGCCGTCGTGCGGTGGCTGCACGACGAGGGGCTCAACCTGGATGTGTGCTCCGGGGGCGAGCTCGCCACCGCCCTCTCCGCCGGAATGCCCGCCGACCGCATCGCCTTCCACGGCAACAACAAGTCCGTCGACGAGATCACCCGGGCCGTCAACGCCGGTGTCGGGCGTATCGTCCTCGACTCCTTCCAGGAGATCGTGCGGGTCGCGCACATCGCGCGGGAACTCGGCAAGCGGCAGCGCGTCCAGATCCGGATCACCGTCGGCGTCGAGGCGCACACGCACGAGTTCATCGCCACCGCCCACGAGGACCAGAAGTTCGGCATTCCGCTCGCCGGCGGGCAGCCCGCCGAGGCCGTGCGGCGGGCCCTTCAGCTCGACGGGCTGGAGCTCATCGGGATTCACAGCCACATCGGGTCGCAGATCTTCGACATGTCCGGCTTCGAGGTCGCCGCGCACCGCGTCGTCGGGCTGCTCAAGGACATCCGCGACGAGCACGGTGTCGAGCTTCCCGAGATCGACCTCGGGGGCGGGCTCGGGATCGCCTACACCAGCGACGACGACCCCCGCGAACCCCACGAGATCGCCAAGGCGCTGACCGAGATCGTCACCCGCGAGTGCGAGGCCGCCAAGCTGCGGACTCCGCGGATCTCCGTCGAGCCGGGGCGCGCCATCGTCGGGCCGACCGCCTTCACGCTCTACGAGGTCGGCACCGTCAAGCCGCTCGACGGGCTGCGCACGTATGTCTCCGTCGACGGCGGCATGTCCGACAACATCCGTACGGCGCTGTACGACGCCGAGTACAGCGTCGCCCTCGTGTCCCGGACGAGCGACGCCGAGCCCATGCTCGCCCGCGTCGTCGGCAAGCACTGCGAGAGTGGGGACATCGTCGTGAAGGACGCGTTCCTTCCCGCCGACCTGGCACCGGGCGACCTCATCGCCGTACCGGCGACGGGTGCCTACTGCCGGTCCATGGCCAGCAACTACAACCACGTGCTCCGGCCGCCCGTCGTCGCCGTGAACGACGGTGAGGCCCGGGTGATCGTCCGCCGTGAGACGGAGGAGGACCTCCTGCGTCTCGACGTCGGGTAA
- a CDS encoding homoserine dehydrogenase has product MMRTRPLKVALLGCGVVGSEVARIMTTHADDLAARIGAPVELAGVAVRRPSKVREGIDPALVTTDATALVKRGDIDVVVEVIGGIEPARTLITTAFEHGASVVSANKALLAQDGAALHAAAEQHGRDLYYEAAVAGAIPLIRPLRESLAGDKVNRVLGIVNGTTNFILDKMDSTGAGYQEALDEATALGYAEADPTADVEGFDAAAKAAILAGIAFHTRVRLDDVYREGMTEVTAADFASARNMGCTIKLLAICERAEDGASVTARVHPAMIPLTHPLASVRGAYNAVFVESDASGQLMFYGPGAGGSPTASAVLGDLVAVCRNRLSGATGPGESAYAALTVSPMGDVVTRYHISLDVADKPGVLAQVATVFAEHGVSIDTVRQQGKDGEASLVVVTHRASDAALTGTVEALRKLDTVRGVASIMRVEGE; this is encoded by the coding sequence ATGATGCGTACGCGTCCGCTGAAGGTGGCGCTGCTGGGCTGTGGGGTTGTCGGCTCAGAGGTGGCGCGCATCATGACGACGCACGCCGACGACCTCGCCGCCAGGATCGGGGCGCCCGTGGAGCTCGCGGGGGTGGCCGTACGGCGGCCCTCCAAGGTCCGTGAGGGCATCGACCCTGCGCTCGTCACCACCGACGCGACCGCCCTCGTCAAACGCGGCGACATCGATGTGGTGGTCGAGGTCATCGGGGGCATCGAGCCCGCCCGCACCCTCATCACCACCGCCTTCGAGCACGGCGCGTCGGTCGTGTCGGCGAACAAGGCGCTCCTCGCCCAGGACGGCGCCGCCCTGCACGCGGCCGCCGAGCAGCACGGCCGTGACCTCTACTACGAGGCCGCCGTCGCCGGCGCCATCCCGCTGATCCGGCCGCTGCGGGAGTCCCTCGCCGGCGACAAGGTCAACCGGGTGCTCGGCATCGTCAACGGCACCACGAACTTCATCCTCGACAAGATGGACTCGACCGGCGCCGGGTATCAGGAGGCCCTCGACGAGGCCACCGCCCTGGGGTACGCCGAAGCCGACCCGACCGCCGACGTCGAGGGCTTCGACGCCGCCGCCAAGGCCGCCATCCTCGCCGGAATCGCGTTCCACACGCGTGTGCGCCTCGACGACGTCTACCGCGAGGGCATGACCGAGGTCACCGCCGCCGACTTCGCCTCCGCGAGGAACATGGGCTGCACCATCAAGCTGCTCGCCATCTGCGAGCGGGCCGAGGACGGGGCCTCCGTCACCGCGCGCGTGCATCCCGCCATGATCCCGCTGACCCACCCGCTCGCCTCCGTGCGCGGCGCGTACAACGCCGTGTTCGTCGAGTCCGACGCCTCCGGGCAGCTCATGTTCTACGGCCCCGGCGCGGGCGGTTCCCCGACCGCGTCCGCCGTGCTCGGCGACCTCGTCGCCGTCTGCCGCAACCGGCTCAGCGGGGCAACGGGGCCCGGCGAGTCGGCGTACGCCGCCCTGACTGTGTCGCCGATGGGTGACGTCGTCACGCGGTACCACATCAGCCTCGATGTGGCGGACAAACCGGGTGTTCTCGCCCAGGTGGCAACCGTGTTCGCCGAGCACGGAGTCTCGATCGATACGGTTCGCCAGCAGGGCAAGGACGGCGAGGCCTCCCTCGTCGTCGTCACCCACCGTGCGTCCGACGCGGCCCTCACCGGGACCGTGGAGGCGCTGCGCAAGCTCGACACCGTGCGGGGTGTCGCCAGCATCATGCGGGTTGAAGGAGAGTAA